One genomic window of Quercus robur chromosome 6, dhQueRobu3.1, whole genome shotgun sequence includes the following:
- the LOC126690158 gene encoding repetitive proline-rich cell wall protein 2-like → MSSTSVLVLFLAVVLLTTPSNADYPKPPPYENKPPIPIQKPPPIEKPPTPIYKSPPVRNPTPEHKPPTPVYQPPKPSVPIHKPPTPISKPPTLPPKVEKPPVYKPPTPVQAPPKVEKPPTSLPPKVETPAPPKHLPSPLYGHYPGHPPVEKGQDPHKPPRKILPPPTPYKKPPSSA, encoded by the coding sequence ATGTCTAGCACAAGCGTACTAGTGTTGTTTCTAGCAGTGGTGCTTCTCACCACTCCATCCAATGCCGATTACCCAAAACCACCTCCATATGAAAACAAGCCCCCCATTCCAATTCAGAAACCTCCCCCAATTGAGAAGCCACCAACTCCTATTTACAAGTCTCCTCCAGTGAGAAATCCAACCCCTGAACATAAGCCACCAACCCCAGTTTACCAACCCCCTAAACCATCAGTGCCAATTCACAAGCCACCAACCCCAATTTCTAAACCTCCAACTCTACCTCCCAAAGTGGAGAAACCACCAGTGTATAAGCCACCAACCCCAGTTCAGGCACCTCCTAAGGTAGAGAAGCCACCCACTAGTCTACCTCCCAAAGTAGAAACTCCAGCACCACCAAAGCACTTGCCATCACCACTTTATGGTCACTATCCAGGACACCCTCCAGTGGAGAAAGGTCAAGATCCTCACAAGCCACCCCGCAAGATTCTGCCTCCTCCAACACCATACAAGAAACCACCTTCTTCTGCCTAG